Proteins encoded in a region of the Diabrotica virgifera virgifera chromosome 4, PGI_DIABVI_V3a genome:
- the LOC126883849 gene encoding uncharacterized protein LOC126883849 produces the protein MQIDSTNSEKQTAFMSKSSEVSTKHVKKVNKKNITCFRCKQKGHYMNKCPSANNNAFSATFLSGNFKSTDFYVDSGCSTHLTARKDWLTNIRDASSSNITVANSESLEVKCAGDMMVTTIVDKKRLEWECWI, from the coding sequence ATGCAGATAGACAGCACTAACAGTGAAAAGCAGACAGCTTTTATGTCAAAGTCGAGTGAAGTTAGCACTAAGCATGTCAAAAAAGTTAACAAGAAAAACATAACCTGCTTCCGGTGTAAACAAAAAGGTCATTATATGAATAAGTGCCCTAGTGCTAATAATAATGCGTTTAGTGCAACATTCTTAAGTGGAAACTTTAAATCTACAGATTTTTATGTCGATTCTGGATGCAGCACGCATCTTACAGCGAGAAAAGATTGGTTGACAAATATCCGAGATGCAAGTTCGTCCAATATAACTGTGGCTAACAGTGAAAGTTTGGAAGTGAAATGTGCTGGTGATATGATGGTAACCACAATTGTCGATAAAAAGAGATTAGAG